The following are from one region of the Quercus robur chromosome 1, dhQueRobu3.1, whole genome shotgun sequence genome:
- the LOC126690854 gene encoding leucoanthocyanidin reductase-like, whose product MTVTPSVSSAKGRVLIVGATGFIGQFVTESSLDAGRSTYVLVRPSACGPSKAKIIKAFQDKGAIILHGQVNDKEFMEKILREHEIDIVISAVGGENILDQLTLIEAIKTIGTIKRFLPSEFGHDVDRADPVPPGLSMYEAKRRVRRLVEESAVPYTYICCNSIASWPYHDNTHPSEVLPPLDQFQIYGDGSVQAYFVAGTDIGKFTMKTVDDIQTVNKSVHFRPTSNLCNINELASLWEKKIGRTLPRVIITENDLLAAAAENCIPQSIVASFTHDIFIKGCQINFTIDGPQDIEVSTLYPDETFQTLDDCFNDFLAKLGDKPVNTNKITTTNPVVESMAITA is encoded by the exons ATGACTGTCACACCTTCTGTTTCCTCAGCCAAGGGCCGTGTCCTTATAGTCGGAGCAACAGGTTTCATCGGTCAGTTTGTCACGGAATCCAGCCTAGACGCCGGCCGATCCACCTATGTTCTTGTACGGCCTAGTGCCTGCGGCCCTTCTAAGGCCAAAATCATCAAGGCTTTTCAGGACAAAGGCGCCATCATCTTACAT GGACAGGTTAATGATAAGGAATTCATGGAGAAAATACTGAGAGAGCATGAGATTGATATAGTAATATCAGCTGTGGGAGGTGAAAACATACTAGACCAGCTCACCTTAATCGAAGCCATTAAAACTATTGGTACCATAAAG AGATTCCTACCATCCGAGTTTGGGCATGACGTGGACAGGGCTGACCCGGTTCCACCGGGTCTCAGCATGTATGAAGCAAAGCGCAGGGTTCGGCGTTTGGTTGAGGAGTCCGCTGTACCTTATACTTACATTTGTTGTAATTCCATTGCTTCTTGGCCATACCACGACAACACACACCCTTCCGAGGTTCTCCCGCCCTTGGATCAGTTCCAAATCTACGGTGATGGTAGTGTCCAAG CTTACTTTGTTGCTGGCACTGATATTGGAAAATTTACAATGAAAACTGTGGATGACATTCAAACTGTCAACAAAAGTGTGCATTTTCGACCAACTTCCAATCTGTGTAACATCAATGAGCTTGCATCTTTATGGGAGAAAAAGATTGGAAGAACCCTCCCTCGAGTGATCATCACTGAAAATGACCTACTAGCTGCCGCTGCAG AGAATTGCATACCTCAAAGTATTGTTGCATCATTTACTCATGATATATTCATAAAGGGTTGTCAAATTAATTTCACAATCGATGGCCCTCAAGATATTGAAGTGAGCACTCTTTACCCAGATGAAACTTTCCAAACCTTGGATGATTGCTTCAATGACTTTCTTGCCAAATTAGGTGACAAACCTGTGAACACTAATAAAATTACTACCACAAATCCCGTAGTTGAATCTATGGCAATCACCGCATGA